In Triticum urartu cultivar G1812 chromosome 6, Tu2.1, whole genome shotgun sequence, the following proteins share a genomic window:
- the LOC125514071 gene encoding uncharacterized protein LOC125514071 translates to MALRGWSHFAPDLLVTVSGDLTELADIARFRSVCTTWRDAGVDAAAAPPSQPPWLLLPSSPSPLFFNPSEDRLYRNIRLPVPAADAHRRRRRRRLSASPHGWILAVDPTDLAASLLHPFTGSVRPLPPLPAFFAETDDLAWDLSPHSIMASCGEVVLVCALDPLEDSWAPVPAMPDCNVSSINYAGGDFFVFEEDACRTTIVDSITLAVTAVIQPPPQVDLPTEARVVVAGEELFLLVKSKWMYVFTDDVDFSKAFCVNHRSTNPAWQELTSIGERALFVDPLHGFAVGTTAGFTNLESNTVYSVTTKEASRSSSVKYSVSAFNLQSRTSKKLACRLNELDTAQRGGAAASWIIPRVNEG, encoded by the coding sequence ATGGCCCTCCGCGGCTGGTCGCACTTCGCGCCGGATCTCCTCGTGACCGTCTCCGGCGACCTCACGGAGCTCGCGGACATCGCCCGCTTCCGCTCCGTATGCACCACCTGGCGCGACGCGGGGGTGGACGCCGCGGCCGCGCCTCCGTCGcagcccccgtggctcctcctcCCGTCCTCCCCGTCGCCGCTCTTCTTCAACCCCTCGGAGGACCGCCTCTACCGCAACATCCGTCTGCCCGTCCCCGCCGCGGACGCccaccgccggcgccgccgccgccgcctctccgcGTCCCCGCACGGCTggatcctcgccgtcgaccccaCCGATCTCGCCGCGTCCCTCCTTCACCCCTTCACCGGCTCCGTCCGCCCCCTCCCGCCGCTCCCCGCCTTCTTCGCCGAGACGGATGACCTGGCCTGGGACCTGTCCCCGCACAGCATCATGGCGTCCTGCGGCGAGGTCGTCCTGGTCTGCGCCCTCGACCCTCTCGAGGACTCCTGGGCCCCGGTCCCCGCCATGCCCGACTGCAACGTGAGCAGCATCAACTACGCCGGCGGCGATTTCTTCGTCTTCGAGGAGGACGCGTGCCGCACCACCATCGTCGACTCCATCACCCTCGCGGTCACGGCCGTCATCCAGCCGCCGCCCCAAGTCGACCTCCCCACCGAGGCGCGCGTCGTGGTGGCTGGTGAAGAGCTCTTCCTTCTCGTCAAGTCCAAGTGGATGTACGTCTTTACTGACGACGTGGACTTCTCCAAGGCCTTCTGCGTGAACCACCGGAGCACCAACCCAGCCTGGCAGGAGCTCACCAGCATCGGCGAGCGGGCGCTGTTTGTCGATCCTCTCCACGGGTTCGCTGTGGGGACGACGGCAGGGTTCACGAATCTTGAAAGCAACACGGTCTACTCGGTGACCACCAAGGAGGCGAGCCGTTCCAGCAGTGTGAAATACAGTGTATCGGCTTTCAACCTGCAGAGCCGGACCTCTAAGAAGCTTGCATGCCGGCTGAACGAGCTTGACACGGCTCAGCGTGGCGGGGCGGCGGCATCGTGGATCATACCAAGGGTGAATGAGGGCTGA